A genomic window from Streptomyces mirabilis includes:
- a CDS encoding DUF6542 domain-containing protein: MPNPRLTGLGGGLFCGATMFALACLDQLLFEASLVVYGVLFLPVSALTALWVRRGDIVTAPVVVPIAFAFGLLPVADGGGGIGGELMGLVTALATQAGWLYGGTLVAGVITTVRKVRLMTRRAAQRRAARGPRPEIQPRRRPV; encoded by the coding sequence ATGCCGAACCCCCGGCTCACCGGGCTCGGCGGCGGACTGTTCTGCGGGGCGACGATGTTCGCGCTCGCCTGTCTCGACCAGCTGCTCTTCGAGGCGTCGCTGGTGGTCTACGGGGTGCTGTTCCTGCCGGTGTCCGCGCTGACCGCGTTGTGGGTGCGACGGGGAGACATCGTCACCGCGCCCGTCGTCGTGCCCATCGCCTTCGCGTTCGGGCTGCTGCCCGTCGCCGACGGGGGCGGCGGTATCGGGGGCGAACTGATGGGGCTGGTCACCGCGCTGGCGACCCAGGCGGGATGGCTGTACGGGGGGACGCTGGTCGCGGGGGTCATCACCACCGTACGGAAGGTCCGCCTGATGACCCGCAGGGCCGCCCAGCGCAGGGCGGCCCGGGGGCCCCGCCCGGAGATCCAGCCGCGCCGCCGTCCGGTCTGA